From a region of the Myxococcus stipitatus genome:
- a CDS encoding pseudouridine synthase: protein MSRKSDKPKTPQHQRWEGKEKPDWLSRALARAGVFPQKEAEDAIRAGRVSINGRVAKMALTPVPPGATIRVDGRPVSLDAPATRVLAFHKPAGLLSSTVSQHRTGTVFEVLLPQLPADLAGYTWHAVGRLDVDSTGLLLFTNDDKLVAHATSPDTRLPKRYVATVFSTADDARVEPLRRGMVLDDGPARPAQVRVRDEHTVEVTLTEGRHHQVKRMLGAVGLPVRALHREAVGGVTLDIPEGTFRLLTDTEVQEGLRYTGRAASEPKT from the coding sequence ATGTCTCGCAAGTCCGACAAGCCGAAGACGCCGCAACACCAACGCTGGGAGGGCAAGGAGAAGCCCGACTGGCTGTCGCGCGCCCTCGCCCGGGCCGGGGTGTTTCCGCAGAAGGAGGCGGAGGACGCCATCCGCGCGGGCCGCGTGAGCATCAACGGCCGCGTGGCGAAGATGGCCCTGACGCCCGTGCCCCCGGGCGCGACCATCCGCGTCGACGGCCGGCCCGTGTCCCTGGACGCGCCGGCCACGCGCGTGCTCGCGTTCCACAAGCCCGCGGGCCTGCTCTCCTCCACCGTGTCCCAGCACCGCACGGGGACGGTGTTCGAGGTGCTGTTGCCCCAGCTGCCCGCCGACCTCGCCGGCTACACCTGGCACGCGGTGGGGCGACTGGACGTGGACTCCACGGGCCTGCTGCTCTTCACCAATGACGACAAGCTGGTGGCCCACGCCACGTCACCGGACACGCGCCTGCCCAAGCGCTACGTGGCCACCGTGTTCAGCACCGCCGACGACGCGCGCGTCGAGCCGCTGCGCCGGGGCATGGTGCTCGATGACGGTCCGGCCCGTCCGGCCCAGGTGCGCGTGCGCGACGAGCACACCGTCGAGGTGACGCTCACGGAAGGCCGCCATCACCAGGTCAAGCGCATGCTCGGCGCGGTGGGGCTCCCCGTCCGCGCGCTCCACCGCGAGGCCGTGGGAGGCGTGACGCTGGACATCCCCGAGGGAACCTTCCGCCTCCTCACCGACACCGAGGTCCAGGAGGGGCTGCGCTACACGGGCCGGGCCGCCTCCGAGCCGAAGACCTGA
- a CDS encoding alpha/beta hydrolase: MSRPRLPLHVLAGVLALASTLAARAAPPPAAEDPRLVELRRLTTVDARAALDVKTVQTRKVGDVTLTELTYASPKGGRVPAFLVIPPGAGPFPAVLFAHWRRGSKNAFLDEALGLARAGVASLLIDAPHVRPEPWRASLHATELPDTLVQWLVDLRRGVDLLSARRDVDGKRLGFVGHGLGASVGGALSGVEPRLRAYVLMNGLGDASTSLELAPPGRAGTLSREEVAAVVRRLEPLDGGVGVAHAAPSALFFQSGRADGQVPLARARAFVDAATEPKFAKRYEGGHELGDAARRDRLQWLRTHLGFADVFRFHGPPMIATPTAPGLVGAPIPEWAKARPVLTLPGMDEVRVRRGLTYAREEGREYKLDLYLPDVASREPAPVVVLVHGLLHPALVPLVRDLPAFSGQARWLAARGFAVALVELGSPATGPEPAQWFTGVPRMRERVDAALAFVREKAATEPVDGERVCLMALSAGGLWGLTPALRKQPPAWLRCAVAWYPLLDAPGVPQGARPRDALVATEARKLPPLLVVRAGLDTPALNAALDAFTREARARGAPLTLVDLPEAPHAFELTDDVEGSRETMRQTARFFEEHLLP, encoded by the coding sequence ATGAGCCGCCCCCGCCTCCCGCTCCACGTCCTCGCCGGCGTGCTGGCGCTGGCCTCCACCCTCGCGGCCCGGGCCGCGCCTCCGCCCGCCGCCGAGGACCCACGGCTCGTCGAGCTGCGGCGGCTCACCACGGTCGACGCCCGCGCCGCCCTCGACGTGAAGACGGTCCAGACGCGCAAGGTCGGGGACGTCACGCTGACGGAGCTGACCTACGCCAGCCCCAAGGGCGGCCGCGTGCCGGCCTTCCTGGTCATCCCCCCGGGCGCAGGCCCGTTCCCCGCCGTCCTCTTCGCGCACTGGCGACGCGGATCGAAGAACGCCTTCCTCGACGAGGCGCTCGGGCTGGCGCGGGCCGGCGTGGCGTCGCTCCTCATCGACGCACCGCACGTGCGCCCGGAGCCCTGGCGCGCCTCGCTCCACGCCACGGAGCTGCCGGACACCCTCGTGCAGTGGCTGGTGGACTTGAGGCGCGGCGTGGACCTGCTGTCGGCCCGCCGCGACGTGGACGGCAAGCGCCTGGGCTTCGTGGGCCACGGCCTGGGCGCCTCCGTGGGCGGGGCGCTGTCGGGCGTCGAGCCCCGCCTCCGGGCCTACGTCCTGATGAACGGGCTGGGTGATGCGTCGACGAGCCTCGAGCTCGCCCCGCCGGGCCGCGCCGGGACCTTGTCGCGAGAAGAGGTCGCCGCCGTCGTGCGCAGGCTCGAGCCGCTCGACGGCGGCGTGGGGGTGGCCCACGCCGCTCCCTCCGCCCTCTTCTTCCAGAGCGGACGCGCGGATGGACAGGTGCCCCTGGCGCGGGCCCGCGCCTTCGTCGACGCCGCGACGGAGCCGAAGTTCGCCAAGCGCTACGAGGGAGGCCACGAGCTGGGCGACGCCGCGCGCCGAGATCGGCTCCAGTGGCTGCGCACCCACCTGGGCTTCGCCGACGTCTTCCGCTTCCACGGCCCGCCCATGATTGCCACCCCCACCGCGCCCGGGCTCGTGGGCGCCCCCATCCCCGAGTGGGCCAAGGCCCGCCCCGTCCTCACCCTGCCCGGCATGGACGAGGTGCGGGTGCGGCGGGGGCTGACGTACGCGCGCGAGGAGGGACGCGAGTACAAGCTCGACCTCTACCTACCAGACGTGGCGTCGCGCGAGCCGGCGCCGGTGGTGGTGCTCGTCCACGGGCTGCTGCATCCCGCGCTCGTGCCCCTCGTCCGCGACCTGCCCGCCTTCTCCGGACAGGCCCGCTGGTTGGCGGCGCGGGGCTTCGCGGTGGCGCTGGTGGAGCTGGGCTCGCCCGCCACGGGCCCGGAGCCAGCGCAGTGGTTCACCGGTGTGCCTCGGATGCGGGAGCGCGTGGACGCGGCGCTCGCGTTCGTGCGCGAGAAGGCCGCGACCGAACCCGTGGACGGCGAGCGGGTCTGCCTCATGGCCCTGTCCGCGGGGGGCCTGTGGGGCCTGACGCCCGCGCTGCGCAAGCAGCCACCCGCCTGGCTCCGGTGCGCCGTGGCGTGGTACCCGCTGCTCGACGCGCCCGGGGTTCCCCAGGGCGCCCGGCCCCGCGACGCGCTGGTGGCCACGGAGGCCCGGAAGCTGCCTCCGCTGCTGGTGGTGCGCGCGGGCCTGGACACGCCCGCGCTCAACGCCGCGCTCGACGCCTTCACCCGCGAGGCCCGCGCCCGGGGCGCGCCGCTGACGCTGGTGGACCTGCCCGAGGCGCCCCACGCCTTCGAGCTGACCGACGACGTGGAGGGCTCGCGGGAGACCATGCGCCAGACGGCGCGCTTCTTCGAGGAGCACCTCCTGCCGTGA